ATGCCGGCGTCGGTCAGCGTATGCCGGAAACCGCCTGGGTTGCCGATACCGCAGAAGGCGAGAACCTTCTTTCCTTGCAGGTGATCGATCGGTTCGGTCTTGCCGCTGGCGCAGCGAAGCGTGCTGGGGCAATGCCGCATGTCAACGATCGGCGCGGTCACTTCCATCGAGTGGATCTTGTCTTTGATGGCTTGAAGTTCTTCGGCCGAGACCATGTCACCCCGGGTAATCACGATCAAGCTCGCGCGGTAGAGGGCCTGGACCGGTTCGCGAAGGGTGCCACGTGGAAACAGGTAGCCATGCCCGAACGGTTCAGTGGCATCGATCAAGACGATGTCGAGATCGCGGGCAATGCGGCGATGTTGGAAGGCATCGTCGAGCAGCAGAACCTGAGCGGCGAGTTCTTCGGAAGCGACTTTGGCAGCGGCGACGCGATCGGGATTCTGCAGATGCGGAACGTCAGGCAGCAGTTCTTCCAGTTCCTTTGCCTCGTCGTTCTGCGAACCTTCTTCGGCGCCGTAGCCTCGGCTGATGAGTGTCACGCGAATGCCACGTTCACGAAACCAGCGAGCTATCCAGGCTACCATCGGCGTCTTGCCGGTGCCGCCCAAGGTTAAGTTGCCGACACTGATCACGGGAACGTCGACCGATTCGGCCGGCTTCGACCCGGTATCGAACTGGCGATTGCGGATGCCGACACCAATGCCGTAGACCAGCGATGTGCCCCACATAAGGCCACGCAGTAGCGACGCGCCGATTCCTTTTCGGCGACCACTGACGATTTGCTTGAAGTCTCGGGCAGTGAGCATGGGCGATCGATTCAATCGTTGGATGTACCAATAAGAAAGGGACAAACCATAGTGGTCTGTCCCTTTCGTGAATTCCGCAAGCGAGCGAGGCTTAGCCTTGCAGCTTGGCACAGATGGCGGCA
This genomic window from Bremerella sp. JC817 contains:
- the lpxK gene encoding tetraacyldisaccharide 4'-kinase, which translates into the protein MLTARDFKQIVSGRRKGIGASLLRGLMWGTSLVYGIGVGIRNRQFDTGSKPAESVDVPVISVGNLTLGGTGKTPMVAWIARWFRERGIRVTLISRGYGAEEGSQNDEAKELEELLPDVPHLQNPDRVAAAKVASEELAAQVLLLDDAFQHRRIARDLDIVLIDATEPFGHGYLFPRGTLREPVQALYRASLIVITRGDMVSAEELQAIKDKIHSMEVTAPIVDMRHCPSTLRCASGKTEPIDHLQGKKVLAFCGIGNPGGFRHTLTDAGMEVVELREFDDHHDYDRADINSLEHWAIQNDEVAAVVCTHKDLVKIGLDRFMDKPLWALTIEAQIVEGQDKLETLLEALLAKIPEDPYADF